One Amycolatopsis thermophila DNA segment encodes these proteins:
- a CDS encoding FAD-dependent oxidoreductase, whose product MGAGPAGIYAADILDKSGTDVSIDLFERMPAPFGLIRYGVAPDHPRIKGIVTALHKVLDRPGIRLLGNVAYGTDIKLDDLREFYDAVIFATGAMSDRALDIPGIDLDGSYGAADFVSWYDGHPDVPRTWPLEATSVAVLGVGNVALDVARVLAKTADELLSTDIPANVYEGLKSSKVTDVHVFGRRGPAQAKFTPLELRELDHSPNVEVIVYPEDIEFDDGSIAAIRESKQVDMVVKTLQEWAIRDQGDRPKRLHLHFFHSPTEILGDGKVTGLRTERTELTGDGNVRGTGEFHDWDVQAVYRAVGYLSSELPEIPFDHDSGTVPHEAGRVLDIDGDQVPGVYVTGWIKRGPVGLIGHTKGDAAETIRSLLADADELPTPTQSDPDAITDFLTERGVEFTTWEGWGKLDAHERALGEPQGRERVKVVERAEMIRVSRG is encoded by the coding sequence GTGGGTGCCGGCCCCGCCGGCATCTACGCCGCCGACATCCTCGACAAGTCCGGCACCGACGTCAGCATCGACCTCTTCGAACGCATGCCGGCGCCGTTCGGGCTGATCCGGTACGGCGTCGCGCCCGACCACCCGCGCATCAAGGGCATCGTGACCGCCCTGCACAAGGTGCTCGACCGGCCCGGCATCCGCCTGCTGGGCAACGTCGCTTACGGCACCGACATCAAGCTCGACGACCTGCGCGAGTTCTACGACGCGGTCATCTTCGCCACCGGCGCGATGAGCGACCGCGCGCTGGACATCCCGGGCATCGACCTGGATGGCAGCTACGGCGCCGCCGACTTCGTGTCCTGGTACGACGGCCACCCCGACGTGCCGCGCACCTGGCCGCTCGAGGCGACCAGCGTGGCCGTGCTGGGCGTCGGCAACGTGGCCCTCGACGTGGCGCGCGTGCTCGCCAAGACCGCCGACGAGCTGCTGTCCACCGACATCCCGGCGAACGTGTACGAGGGCCTGAAGTCCAGCAAGGTCACCGACGTGCACGTGTTCGGCCGCCGCGGGCCCGCGCAGGCCAAGTTCACCCCGCTCGAACTGCGGGAGCTCGACCACTCGCCGAACGTCGAGGTCATCGTCTACCCCGAGGACATCGAGTTCGACGACGGCTCGATCGCCGCGATCCGCGAGTCCAAGCAGGTCGACATGGTGGTCAAGACGCTCCAGGAGTGGGCGATCCGCGACCAGGGTGACCGGCCCAAGCGCCTGCACCTGCACTTCTTCCACTCGCCGACGGAGATCCTCGGCGACGGCAAGGTCACCGGGCTGCGCACCGAGCGCACCGAGCTGACCGGCGACGGCAACGTCCGCGGCACCGGCGAGTTCCACGACTGGGACGTGCAGGCGGTCTACCGCGCGGTGGGCTACCTGTCCTCGGAGCTGCCGGAGATCCCGTTCGACCACGACAGCGGGACCGTGCCGCACGAGGCCGGCCGGGTACTGGACATCGACGGCGACCAGGTGCCGGGCGTGTACGTGACCGGCTGGATCAAGCGCGGCCCGGTCGGCCTGATCGGGCACACCAAGGGCGACGCCGCCGAGACGATCCGCAGCCTGCTCGCCGACGCGGACGAGCTGCCCACACCCACGCAGTCCGACCCGGACGCGATCACGGACTTCCTCACCGAGCGCGGCGTCGAGTTCACCACCTGGGAGGGCTGGGGCAAGCTGGACGCGCACGAACGCGCCCTGGGCGAGCCGCAGGGCCGCGAGCGCGTGAAGGTCGTCGAGCGCGCGGAAATGATCCGCGTCTCCCGCGGCTAG
- a CDS encoding aminodeoxychorismate/anthranilate synthase component II — translation MRVLVVDNYDSFVYNLVQYLAQLGNECTVWRNDVVDLDRVPEFDGVLVSPGPGTPERAGQSVDVVRRCADSRTPLLGVCLGHQAIGVAWHATVDRAPELLHGKTSEVRHHGAGVLAGLPDPFTATRYHSLTVLPETIPDEFEVTGRTESGVVMGMRHRELPVEGVQFHPESVLTQGGHRMLANWMATAGHPVEPRVVDALEREVTALQKAAAA, via the coding sequence ATGCGGGTACTCGTCGTCGACAACTACGACAGCTTCGTCTACAACCTGGTCCAGTACCTGGCCCAGCTCGGCAACGAGTGCACCGTCTGGCGCAACGACGTGGTGGACCTCGACCGCGTGCCCGAGTTCGACGGGGTGCTCGTCTCACCCGGCCCCGGCACGCCGGAACGCGCAGGTCAGAGCGTTGACGTGGTGCGCCGGTGCGCGGACAGCCGCACCCCGCTGCTGGGTGTGTGCCTCGGCCACCAGGCGATCGGCGTAGCGTGGCACGCCACCGTCGACCGCGCGCCCGAGCTGCTGCACGGCAAGACCAGCGAGGTGCGTCACCACGGGGCCGGCGTGCTGGCCGGCCTCCCGGACCCGTTCACCGCGACCCGCTACCACTCGCTGACCGTGCTGCCCGAGACGATCCCCGACGAGTTCGAGGTCACCGGGCGCACCGAGTCCGGCGTGGTGATGGGCATGCGGCACCGCGAGCTGCCGGTCGAGGGTGTGCAGTTCCACCCCGAGTCGGTGCTCACCCAGGGCGGTCACCGGATGCTGGCGAACTGGATGGCCACCGCCGGTCACCCGGTCGAGCCGCGGGTGGTGGACGCGCTGGAGCGCGAGGTGACGGCGTTGCAGAAGGCCGCCGCTGCGTGA
- a CDS encoding ABC transporter ATP-binding protein, protein MIRLLGVGKRYGDVPVLTGVDLEVRPGSVVGIVGTNGSGKSTLLRIIAGLARPSSGTVTGRPRVGYVPDRFPASTRMSAVAYLRHLGRISGSSEVDPRELLERLALAGDPKAPLRHLSKGNAQKVGLAQALLGEPDLLVLDEPWSGLDPDAHEVLGEIIAETSARGAGVVFSEHRDERAHAHATEVFRLTGGAVEVVDRAARVVLRGSGAVDLPGVLATHRDGDRVELTVAAESTDELLLKALSGGWSVVRVDTPAVHP, encoded by the coding sequence GTGATCCGGCTGCTGGGGGTCGGCAAGCGCTACGGCGACGTCCCGGTGCTGACCGGGGTGGACCTCGAGGTGCGACCGGGCAGCGTGGTCGGCATCGTCGGCACGAACGGCTCCGGCAAGTCGACGCTGCTGCGGATCATCGCCGGGCTGGCCCGTCCGTCGTCGGGCACGGTCACCGGCCGCCCGCGCGTCGGCTACGTCCCGGACCGGTTCCCGGCGTCGACGCGGATGAGCGCGGTCGCCTACCTCCGGCACCTCGGCCGGATCTCCGGCTCGTCCGAAGTGGACCCGCGTGAGCTGCTGGAGCGGCTGGCGCTGGCCGGCGACCCGAAGGCGCCGCTGCGGCACCTGTCCAAGGGCAACGCGCAGAAGGTGGGCCTGGCGCAGGCGCTGCTCGGCGAACCGGATTTGCTGGTGCTGGACGAGCCGTGGTCGGGCCTCGACCCGGACGCGCACGAGGTGCTCGGCGAGATCATCGCCGAGACCAGCGCCCGCGGGGCCGGGGTGGTGTTCAGCGAGCACCGCGACGAGCGCGCCCACGCCCACGCGACGGAGGTGTTCCGGCTGACCGGCGGGGCGGTCGAGGTCGTGGACCGCGCCGCCCGCGTGGTCCTGCGCGGCTCCGGCGCGGTGGACCTGCCCGGGGTCCTCGCCACCCACCGCGACGGCGACCGCGTCGAGCTGACGGTCGCCGCGGAGAGCACCGACGAGCTCCTGCTCAAGGCGCTCAGCGGCGGCTGGTCCGTGGTGCGGGTCGACACCCCGGCGGTGCACCCGTGA
- a CDS encoding PH domain-containing protein — protein MDNSSPHWAPRPVLVGTGCAAAVFAIVAAVLAGDRMSTVFFTVAAVALTALSLHGLLVRPRLTADPRGLRIRTTTGKHDLDWPDVTARVRTTRRLGRDAATLEIEAGEQLYVFGWLELGADPRDVLDTLTALKP, from the coding sequence GTGGATAACTCGTCCCCGCATTGGGCTCCGCGGCCGGTTCTGGTCGGAACCGGCTGTGCCGCCGCGGTTTTCGCGATCGTCGCCGCGGTCCTCGCCGGCGACCGGATGAGCACGGTCTTCTTCACGGTCGCGGCGGTCGCGCTGACCGCGTTGTCCCTGCACGGTTTGCTCGTGCGGCCGCGCTTGACCGCCGACCCGCGCGGGCTGCGAATCCGCACCACGACGGGAAAGCACGACCTCGACTGGCCCGACGTGACCGCCCGCGTGCGCACCACGCGCCGACTCGGCCGGGACGCGGCGACGCTCGAGATCGAGGCGGGCGAGCAGCTCTACGTGTTCGGATGGCTCGAACTCGGCGCGGACCCGCGGGACGTGCTCGACACCCTGACCGCGCTGAAGCCCTAA
- a CDS encoding response regulator transcription factor — MASLLLVEDDDALAEAISLALGGLGHDVALAGSGERALSELFDGSGGVDVVLLDVMLPGIDGFEVCRRIRARSLVPVILLTARGDPVDVVVGLEGGADDYVVKPVEPRVLDARMKAVLRRGAPPADPLVHLGHLELDTAGMTVRADGEDLHLTATEWKLLMEFANHPGQVLSRQMLLKRVWDYGYVGDSRIVDAAVARLRAKIEKDPGRPELLRTVRGIGYRLIRP; from the coding sequence GTGGCGTCTTTGTTGTTGGTGGAGGACGACGACGCGCTCGCGGAGGCGATCTCGCTCGCGCTGGGCGGGCTCGGCCACGACGTCGCACTCGCGGGCTCCGGTGAGCGCGCGCTGTCCGAGCTGTTCGACGGCTCCGGCGGGGTGGACGTGGTCCTCCTCGACGTCATGCTGCCCGGCATCGACGGGTTCGAGGTGTGCCGCCGGATCCGCGCCCGCAGCCTGGTCCCGGTGATCCTGCTGACCGCCCGTGGTGACCCGGTCGACGTCGTCGTCGGGCTCGAGGGCGGCGCGGACGACTACGTGGTGAAACCGGTCGAGCCGCGGGTGCTCGACGCGCGGATGAAGGCGGTGCTGCGCCGCGGCGCGCCACCGGCGGATCCGCTGGTCCACCTCGGACACCTGGAACTGGACACGGCCGGCATGACGGTCCGCGCCGACGGCGAGGACCTGCACCTCACCGCGACCGAGTGGAAGCTGCTGATGGAGTTCGCGAACCACCCCGGCCAGGTGCTCAGCCGCCAGATGCTGCTCAAGCGGGTGTGGGACTACGGCTACGTCGGCGACTCCCGGATCGTCGACGCGGCGGTCGCCCGGCTGCGGGCCAAGATCGAAAAGGATCCGGGACGGCCGGAGCTCCTCCGCACGGTCCGCGGGATCGGGT
- a CDS encoding class E sortase, whose product MAVLDAPPPAKSRGGAARTARVVGEVLITAGLVVLLFVVYELYVTDLFSARKQASATAALDDDWAQGRTLHADLIDGEAFAKMYIPSFGADYHFTIQEGTDAKALEVGPGHYKGTALPGEPGNFAVAGHRVGKGAPFNDLDLLASCDAIVIETQTDFFVYRVLPHSDELANWNAAKAARPQCANVGTLRTDAADGGPYGQTYGREIVTPDQGDVVAPVPHRTTDVLPPSQQVSLLTLTTCHPRFSDKQRLIVHAVLTNQYPKTPGATYDQLLQAIGGA is encoded by the coding sequence GTGGCTGTCCTCGACGCCCCGCCACCGGCGAAGTCGCGCGGTGGCGCCGCCCGCACCGCCCGGGTCGTCGGCGAAGTGCTGATCACCGCCGGGCTCGTGGTGCTGCTGTTCGTCGTCTACGAGCTCTACGTCACCGATCTCTTCTCCGCGCGCAAGCAGGCCAGTGCGACCGCCGCGCTCGACGACGACTGGGCGCAGGGCCGCACGCTGCACGCCGACCTGATCGACGGCGAGGCGTTCGCGAAGATGTACATCCCCAGCTTCGGCGCGGACTACCACTTCACGATCCAGGAGGGCACGGACGCGAAGGCGCTGGAAGTCGGGCCGGGGCACTACAAGGGCACCGCGCTGCCGGGGGAGCCGGGCAACTTCGCCGTCGCCGGGCACCGCGTCGGCAAGGGCGCGCCGTTCAACGACCTGGACCTGCTCGCCTCGTGCGACGCGATCGTCATCGAGACGCAGACCGACTTCTTCGTCTACCGCGTGCTGCCGCACTCCGACGAACTCGCGAACTGGAACGCCGCCAAGGCCGCGCGGCCGCAGTGCGCGAACGTCGGGACCCTGCGCACCGACGCGGCGGACGGCGGTCCGTACGGCCAGACCTACGGGCGCGAAATCGTCACGCCGGACCAGGGCGACGTGGTCGCGCCCGTGCCGCACCGCACCACGGACGTGCTGCCGCCGTCGCAGCAGGTCTCGTTGCTCACGCTCACCACGTGCCACCCGCGGTTCTCCGACAAGCAGCGGCTGATCGTGCACGCCGTGCTGACCAACCAGTACCCGAAGACGCCGGGTGCGACCTACGACCAGCTCCTGCAGGCGATCGGAGGGGCCTGA
- the crgA gene encoding cell division protein CrgA translates to MPKSKVRKKTAYTPPTDRRTPVKVRAAGPSSLFYKIVMFGLMIIGLAWIVVQYIAQDKIPFMADLGNGNFAVGFGLMIIGLLMTMKWR, encoded by the coding sequence ATGCCGAAGTCCAAGGTTCGCAAGAAGACGGCGTACACGCCGCCGACCGACCGGCGCACGCCGGTGAAGGTGCGCGCCGCGGGGCCGTCCAGCCTGTTCTACAAGATCGTGATGTTCGGGCTGATGATCATCGGTCTGGCGTGGATCGTCGTGCAGTACATCGCGCAGGACAAGATCCCGTTCATGGCGGACCTGGGCAACGGGAACTTCGCCGTCGGTTTCGGCCTGATGATCATCGGTCTGCTGATGACCATGAAGTGGCGCTGA